A stretch of Macadamia integrifolia cultivar HAES 741 chromosome 7, SCU_Mint_v3, whole genome shotgun sequence DNA encodes these proteins:
- the LOC122084047 gene encoding probable beta-1,4-xylosyltransferase IRX9H: MASIRRPLSPAHHSRSYQSGGSPFEVHSPTHKFLSGSNYSSNSPYYAVLAVGFRRFLEGIFLPKYSRKSYQRWKRFMYLLLLCFVLGFGLGLTPFGDVDDIRGHDLPYVIKLSTLNVQQGVGDTVGEEKVVLETVHKDLEKVVLETVNQGLETKSEIDPVDLIPRKQLIIVTPTYNRPLQAFYLNRLGQVLRLVRPPLLWIVVEMNSASKETAEILGNAGVMYRHLLCSKNMTDIKDRGVHQRNRALEHIELHRLDGIVYFADDDNIYSLEMFESMREIRRFGTWPVAMLAQSKNKAILEGPVCNGSQIIGWHTNEKSKRLRRFHVDMSGFAFNSTILWDPKRWQRPISEPIRQSDTVKEGFQETVFIEQVVEDESQMEAISLGCSRVMNWHLHLESHSHVYPKGWVLQKNLDVDVLK, translated from the exons ATGGCTTCCATTCGAAGACCTCTATCACCTGCTCATCACAGTCGTTCTTATCAAAGCGGAGGCAGTCCATTTGAGGTTCATTCTCCGACTCATAAGTTTCTTTCCGGTTCGAATTACTCGTCGAATTCGCCATATTATGCAGTGTTGGCCGTTGGATTTCGCCGATTTCTGGAGGGGATTTTCTTGCCGAAATACTCACGCAAGAGTTACCAGCGATGGAAGCGGTTCATGTATCTATTATTGCTGTGTTTTGTTCTAGGTTTCGGGTTAGGGCTCACGCCGTTTGGTGATGTCGATGACATTAGAGGACATGACTTACCGTATGTGATCAAGCTATCCACTTTAAACGTGCAACAGGGCGTTGGTGATACTGTTGGGGAGGAGAAGGTTGTGCTGGAGACGGTGCACAAAGATCTTGAGAAGGTTGTGCTGGAGACGGTAAACCAAGGTCTTGAGACCAAGTCTGAAATAGACCCAGTCGATCTTATCCCGCGGAAGCAGTTAATAATCGTAACTCCGACATACAATCGGCCTCTCCAAGCATTCTATCTCAATCGCTTGGGTCAGGTACTAAGACTTGTTCGGCCGCCTCTTCTGTGGATTGTGGTGGAGATGAACTCAGCTTCAAAGGAAACTGCAGAAATTCTTGGGAATGCTGGTGTCATGTATAGGCATCTTTTGTGCTCGAAGAATATGACAGACATAAAGGATAGAGGTGTTCACCAACGAAACAGGGCTCTCGAGCACATTGAACTCCATCGTCTAGACGGGATTGTCTACTTCGCAGATGATGATAACATCTATTCTCTTGAAATGTTTGAAAGCATGAGAGAAATCAG ACGCTTTGGCACTTGGCCTGTTGCTATGCTTGCTCAGAGCAAAAACAAGGCCATACTGGAAGGTCCAGTATGTAATGGGAGTCAAATAATTGGATGGCACACTAATGAGAAGAGTAAGAGACTGAGAAGGTTTCATGTTGATATGTCAGGATTTGCATTCAACAGCACCATCCTATGGGATCCCAAGAGATGGCAACGCCCCATTTCAGAACCTATAAGGCAGTCAGACACGGTGAAGGAGGGATTTCAA GAGACTGTGTTCATAGAGCAGGTGGTGGAAGACGAGAGTCAAATGGAAGCCATATCTCTTGGCTGTTCAAGAGTGATGAATTGGCA